A window of the Cytophagaceae bacterium genome harbors these coding sequences:
- a CDS encoding NADH-quinone oxidoreductase subunit I, translating to MQLTNRSKKTDKSDLSLLERTYWPGVVKGMGITIKHFFSKKATIRYPEQKRYLGPVFRGHHILKRDELGRERCTACGLCAVACPAEAISMVAAERVKGEEKLYREEKYAASYEVNMLRCIFCGLCEEACPKQAIYLRHDKFVPVFTSRDEVIYGKDILVEDLNDRYERDAWTKEEMSTLWKKQKD from the coding sequence ATGCAACTGACCAACAGATCAAAAAAGACCGACAAATCAGATTTAAGTCTGCTTGAAAGGACCTATTGGCCAGGCGTGGTCAAAGGAATGGGCATCACTATAAAGCATTTTTTTTCAAAAAAAGCTACCATTAGATACCCTGAACAAAAAAGATACCTGGGGCCGGTCTTTAGGGGACATCATATTTTGAAAAGAGATGAACTAGGACGAGAAAGATGTACCGCTTGTGGTCTATGTGCCGTGGCTTGCCCTGCTGAAGCCATCTCAATGGTTGCTGCTGAAAGGGTCAAAGGTGAAGAAAAACTGTACAGAGAGGAAAAATATGCCGCCAGCTATGAGGTGAATATGCTACGTTGTATTTTTTGTGGACTTTGTGAGGAGGCCTGTCCAAAACAAGCTATATATTTGCGACATGATAAGTTTGTGCCCGTATTTACGAGCCGCGATGAGGTGATTTACGGTAAGGACATATTGGTAGAAGATTTAAATGACCGATACGAAAGAGATGCCTGGACAAAAGAAGAAATGTCCACTCTCTGGAAAAAACAAAAGGATTAA
- a CDS encoding NADH-quinone oxidoreductase subunit J, with the protein MQYIEILKHLSLVQWAFYFLSITTLFGALGAVMSKNTIHSVLYLVLTFFSISGIYIMLNAQFLAAVNIIVYAGAIMVLFIFAIMFLHLKGEHHGFGDNTIFISALTAVGILGVILVLAIKKAEHVRVDINNFNPKIGLIENLGDVLYKKYMLPFELVSILFLIAMVGAVLLAKKDK; encoded by the coding sequence ATGCAATATATTGAAATCTTAAAACATCTGAGTCTTGTCCAGTGGGCATTTTATTTTTTGTCAATCACTACATTATTTGGTGCATTAGGTGCTGTTATGTCAAAAAATACGATTCATAGTGTTTTGTATTTGGTATTGACCTTCTTTAGCATTTCCGGAATTTATATCATGCTAAATGCCCAGTTTCTGGCAGCAGTAAATATTATTGTTTACGCTGGAGCCATTATGGTATTGTTTATTTTCGCAATCATGTTTCTGCATTTAAAAGGTGAGCACCATGGCTTTGGCGATAATACTATTTTCATTTCAGCATTGACAGCAGTTGGTATTTTGGGTGTTATTTTAGTTTTAGCTATAAAAAAAGCAGAACATGTAAGAGTAGATATCAATAATTTCAATCCGAAAATAGGTTTAATAGAAAATTTGGGTGATGTGCTTTATAAAAAATACATGCTTCCGTTCGAGTTGGTTTCAATCCTCTTCCTGATTGCTATGGTAGGAGCTGTATTATTAGCAAAAAAAGACAAATAA
- a CDS encoding gamma carbonic anhydrase family protein — MALILPVKEKSPQYGENCWFAPNATLVGDIKMGNDCTVWFNAVVRGDVNSIIMGNRVNIQDGAIIHCTYQKTVTTIGNNVSIAHNAIVHGCTIEDEVLIGMGAIVMDGAVIGKNSIIGAGAIITQNTIVPPGTIWAGNPAKYIKEVSKDLGEVFMRTANNYVMYSEWFKDPS, encoded by the coding sequence ATGGCACTGATTTTACCTGTTAAAGAAAAAAGCCCGCAATACGGAGAAAACTGCTGGTTTGCACCTAACGCCACATTGGTGGGTGACATAAAAATGGGAAATGATTGTACGGTTTGGTTCAACGCCGTAGTCAGAGGCGATGTAAATTCAATAATAATGGGCAACAGGGTAAATATCCAGGATGGAGCCATTATACACTGTACTTACCAAAAAACTGTTACCACAATCGGCAACAATGTAAGTATCGCACATAACGCCATAGTACATGGTTGCACCATTGAAGACGAAGTACTCATTGGAATGGGGGCAATAGTAATGGATGGAGCTGTAATAGGTAAAAACTCAATTATAGGTGCCGGAGCCATTATAACACAAAATACAATTGTACCCCCAGGAACAATTTGGGCCGGAAATCCTGCAAAATATATCAAAGAAGTATCCAAAGACCTCGGTGAGGTATTTATGCGTACAGCCAATAATTATGTGATGTATTCTGAATGGTTTAAAGATCCATCCTGA
- a CDS encoding carboxypeptidase-like regulatory domain-containing protein, whose amino-acid sequence MRNIILKISLLTLVAGLVFYNQAQAQGEKKNVTFSGFVIDGSNDEPLAGAYVINDKAGRGVFTNSKGYFIIDVFPGDSILFSYLGFKKQFHIIPKHVGLNYSAVVELRIDAKLLKEVRVYPFRTEEEFKTAFLEMELPDAKEREAIEKNYSSQQINMLALTQSMGSVGNYRYAMDQQLMHLQNQKQYTVNPFTNPTSWLNFIKTVKSGLLTDKTWKKGGFVTNEKGSREQILNSKD is encoded by the coding sequence TTGAGAAATATTATCTTAAAAATATCATTATTGACTCTGGTTGCCGGTTTGGTTTTTTATAATCAAGCCCAGGCCCAAGGTGAAAAGAAAAACGTAACTTTTTCGGGTTTTGTGATTGATGGTAGCAATGATGAGCCGCTTGCAGGGGCATATGTAATCAACGACAAAGCAGGCAGGGGAGTGTTCACCAACAGCAAGGGGTATTTTATAATCGATGTTTTTCCGGGAGATTCAATTTTGTTTTCTTATTTAGGATTTAAAAAGCAATTTCATATCATTCCAAAACATGTTGGCCTCAATTATTCTGCGGTGGTTGAGTTAAGAATTGATGCAAAATTGCTGAAAGAGGTGAGAGTATATCCGTTCCGTACAGAGGAAGAATTTAAGACTGCTTTCCTTGAAATGGAGTTGCCGGATGCAAAAGAACGGGAAGCTATCGAGAAAAACTATTCTTCTCAACAAATCAATATGCTTGCTCTTACGCAGTCAATGGGGAGTGTTGGCAATTACAGATATGCCATGGATCAGCAATTGATGCATCTTCAAAATCAGAAACAGTACACGGTGAATCCATTTACAAATCCTACTTCGTGGCTGAACTTTATAAAAACAGTAAAATCGGGCTTATTGACAGATAAAACCTGGAAAAAAGGCGGTTTTGTCACAAATGAAAAAGGTTCAAGGGAGCAAATACTAAATAGTAAAGATTAA
- a CDS encoding phosphatidate cytidylyltransferase — translation MIKNLKSKSNLTQRVVAALIGAPLVIGSILYSPNSFWFIFLAISVLTQYEFYKLLGMNGSLPLKLYGTFCGASIITITYLVETYTIGFESYYLIVPLLTLTFFIKLYRKKDPRPFENLGYTFLGTIYVALPFALLMELTFWEGIFRPMLPVGILIILWVNDSGAYFSGMLFGKRKLFERISPKKTWEGFIGGAIFGILAAFIFSRYVDVLDTKEWLMVAVIIVITGTLGDLVESLFKRSIDIKDSGSLIPGHGGFLDRFDGLLLSMPFIISFLKLYELLN, via the coding sequence ATGATTAAAAATTTAAAAAGTAAATCAAATCTTACTCAACGGGTAGTTGCCGCACTCATTGGGGCACCATTGGTAATTGGATCCATCTTGTATAGTCCCAATTCATTTTGGTTTATATTTCTGGCAATCTCGGTTTTGACGCAATATGAGTTTTATAAACTTTTAGGCATGAATGGCAGCCTTCCACTTAAGCTTTATGGCACTTTTTGCGGAGCGAGTATTATTACAATTACCTATCTGGTCGAAACCTACACCATAGGCTTTGAAAGTTACTATTTGATAGTGCCTTTATTAACTTTAACATTTTTTATAAAATTATATCGCAAGAAAGATCCGAGACCATTTGAAAACCTTGGTTACACTTTTCTGGGTACCATATATGTAGCCTTACCTTTTGCTTTATTGATGGAACTGACCTTCTGGGAGGGTATTTTCAGGCCAATGCTTCCTGTTGGTATCCTGATTATTCTTTGGGTCAATGACTCGGGAGCTTATTTTTCAGGAATGTTGTTTGGAAAAAGAAAGTTATTTGAGCGGATTTCGCCCAAGAAAACATGGGAAGGATTTATCGGTGGGGCAATATTCGGTATTTTGGCGGCGTTTATCTTTTCGAGGTATGTTGATGTACTAGACACCAAAGAATGGTTGATGGTGGCGGTGATAATTGTCATAACTGGTACACTTGGCGATTTGGTAGAGTCTCTTTTTAAAAGAAGCATCGACATCAAAGATTCAGGCAGTTTGATACCGGGTCATGGTGGTTTTCTTGACCGTTTCGACGGACTTTTGCTTTCTATGCCATTTATTATAAGTTTTTTAAAACTCTATGAACTACTAAATTGA
- a CDS encoding DUF2007 domain-containing protein: MSTWVTILKDKERLSAELIKNELQSQGIEAVILDKVDHNYPFLGLVEIKVPENQAELAQVIVNEFRIDD; encoded by the coding sequence ATGAGTACCTGGGTAACCATTTTGAAAGACAAAGAAAGGCTAAGTGCTGAGCTTATAAAAAATGAGCTTCAAAGTCAGGGTATCGAAGCAGTGATATTAGACAAAGTTGATCATAATTATCCCTTTTTAGGATTGGTCGAAATAAAAGTTCCTGAAAATCAAGCCGAATTGGCTCAAGTGATTGTAAATGAATTTAGAATAGATGATTAA
- a CDS encoding gliding motility lipoprotein GldD translates to MRYLFIVFVAIGAFACGGSTVFYPKPKGYPRLQLPSHEYKVLEGKYPYHFEVSKHAIVKPDVTTGAEPFWIIVDYPELNAKIQFTYKPLNGDLNKLDKHVADAYKLASKHQVRATSQTEKIVKLPNGKNAVVIEIEGEVPSHMQFYATDTSKHYLRGAVYLNMATFNDSLAPVVEYLKKDSYHILETLKWNK, encoded by the coding sequence ATGAGGTATCTGTTTATTGTTTTTGTGGCCATTGGGGCTTTTGCATGTGGAGGCAGCACGGTTTTTTATCCCAAACCTAAAGGTTATCCCCGCTTACAGCTACCTTCACACGAATACAAGGTTTTAGAGGGTAAATACCCTTATCATTTTGAAGTCTCTAAACATGCCATTGTGAAGCCGGATGTCACTACCGGTGCTGAGCCATTCTGGATTATTGTGGATTATCCGGAGCTCAATGCAAAGATTCAGTTTACCTACAAGCCTCTCAATGGAGACCTTAATAAGCTTGACAAACATGTAGCTGATGCATACAAACTGGCTTCAAAGCATCAGGTAAGAGCCACCTCCCAAACCGAAAAAATAGTAAAACTTCCCAATGGAAAAAATGCAGTTGTGATTGAGATTGAAGGCGAAGTGCCAAGTCATATGCAATTTTATGCAACCGACACCAGTAAGCATTATTTAAGGGGGGCAGTATATCTCAATATGGCCACTTTTAACGACTCTCTCGCTCCTGTGGTTGAATATTTGAAAAAAGACAGTTATCACATTTTGGAAACCTTAAAATGGAATAAATAA
- the glgP gene encoding alpha-glucan family phosphorylase, whose amino-acid sequence MEFAIDQSLKTYSGGLGFLAGSHMRSVFDLKQNLIGIGMLWKFGYYEQRRKADNSLQVFFREHIYSFLQDTKIRFQLVIKNQPVWVAVYHLPANTFGSAPMFFLTTDTDGNSEWARSISYHLYDKEMELKVAQGMVLGLGGAKFLELSGLQPDIYHFNEAHAVSAIFHLWAKEKSLAKIKDRLIFTTHTPEEAGNEKHDFHFLQYMGFFGEANPHEVAEAMGVRNNIFNHSLAALKTCRKANGVSKLHSEVSRQMWGHEVGICEIDHVTNAQNRKYWVDESLEKARLKADTKKIAERKTELKKRLFAEVADQVGKIFDPEVLTIVWARRFAGYKRPDLITRDLERFDRLMKNNKIQIIWAGKPYPFDFSAIDIFNRLFYTSHLYPNMAVLTGYELKLSKLLKDGSDVWLNNPVVTREASGTSGMTAAMNASINLTTFDGWVCEFSNDTNSFLAPVAPAHDDQLRDKTDMENMLDLIENKILPMYYNSPADWNQMVLKSMNDVNEFFDSDRMADEYYNKMYN is encoded by the coding sequence ATGGAATTTGCCATTGACCAATCACTAAAAACTTATTCCGGCGGACTTGGTTTTCTGGCCGGCTCGCACATGCGGAGTGTTTTTGATCTCAAGCAAAACCTGATAGGAATCGGGATGTTGTGGAAGTTTGGCTACTATGAGCAAAGGCGAAAAGCCGATAACAGCCTGCAGGTTTTTTTCAGAGAGCATATATATAGTTTTTTACAGGATACCAAAATCAGATTTCAGTTAGTAATTAAAAATCAGCCGGTATGGGTGGCGGTTTATCACCTTCCTGCCAATACTTTTGGCTCGGCTCCTATGTTTTTTCTGACTACCGATACCGATGGTAATAGTGAGTGGGCACGTTCTATTTCTTATCATTTATATGACAAGGAAATGGAGCTTAAAGTAGCCCAGGGTATGGTTTTGGGTTTGGGTGGTGCGAAATTCCTGGAGCTTTCCGGATTGCAGCCTGACATTTACCATTTCAATGAAGCCCATGCGGTTTCGGCTATTTTTCATCTTTGGGCCAAGGAAAAAAGCCTGGCGAAAATCAAAGACCGACTGATATTTACAACCCATACTCCCGAAGAAGCCGGAAATGAGAAGCATGATTTTCATTTTTTGCAATACATGGGATTTTTCGGTGAGGCTAATCCACACGAAGTCGCAGAGGCGATGGGTGTCAGAAACAATATTTTTAATCATTCTTTGGCAGCATTGAAAACTTGCCGGAAAGCCAATGGTGTGTCCAAGCTACACAGTGAAGTTTCGCGACAAATGTGGGGTCATGAAGTGGGAATTTGTGAAATAGACCATGTGACTAATGCTCAAAATCGTAAATATTGGGTAGATGAATCATTGGAAAAAGCAAGGCTTAAAGCAGATACAAAGAAAATAGCCGAAAGAAAAACTGAACTTAAAAAACGACTTTTTGCCGAAGTGGCTGACCAGGTAGGGAAAATATTTGACCCTGAGGTTTTGACCATCGTGTGGGCAAGAAGGTTTGCTGGTTATAAACGCCCCGACCTGATTACCAGAGATTTAGAACGCTTTGATCGCCTGATGAAAAACAATAAAATTCAGATTATTTGGGCGGGAAAACCTTATCCATTTGATTTTTCGGCCATTGATATTTTTAATAGACTATTCTATACCAGCCATCTCTATCCCAATATGGCAGTTTTGACTGGCTATGAACTTAAGCTTTCAAAATTGCTCAAAGACGGTTCCGATGTGTGGCTTAATAACCCTGTGGTTACGCGTGAGGCCTCGGGTACATCAGGAATGACTGCCGCCATGAATGCCTCGATTAACCTTACCACTTTTGACGGCTGGGTGTGTGAGTTTTCCAACGATACCAATTCTTTTCTAGCTCCGGTGGCACCTGCACATGACGACCAACTGAGAGATAAAACCGACATGGAAAACATGTTGGATCTGATTGAAAACAAAATACTTCCGATGTATTACAATTCTCCTGCTGACTGGAACCAGATGGTCCTCAAAAGCATGAACGACGTCAATGAGTTTTTTGACTCAGACCGTATGGCAGATGAATATTACAATAAAATGTATAATTAA
- a CDS encoding ABC-F family ATP-binding cassette domain-containing protein yields the protein MNYLSAENLGRNLGERWLFKNLTFGILQGEKVALIGTNGCGKSSLLDVIAGLIAPDEGVMSIRKELKVGYLNQNPHFLPTSTVLETLFSSKNETTEAIKNYENAIVHNDIEGISLYTERITELDGWDYESKVKQILGKLGVHDFDKLMGELSGGQQKRVSLAKVLIEEPDFLIMDEPTNHLDLDTIEWLENHLSSSNTTLFLVTHDRYFLDKVCNRIMELVDSKMYRYVGNYAYFLEKKAERAEIEAATLDKDKSLLKKELEWMRRQPKARTHKATYRENAFYDLKEKTSGKRNDDKLELSVKSERIGNKIIEIQHVSKSYNDKVIVKEFNYTFKKGDRIGIVGKNGMGKSTLLGMINSEIKPDMGKVVKGETIKIGYYKQDGLEFEPEQKVIESVREIAEFIKMGDGREISASAFLTLFLFPPAVQYASIAKLSGGEKRRLQLLKVLIENPNFLILDEPTNDLDIATLNVLEEFLMGYGGCLLVVSHDRYFLDRIVDHTFAFEGDGVIKDFPGNYTDYRIWLEETAKQAKKDKNQAQIAPSPTVEADITPKRKLSFKEKTEFDTLEKEIPKLESIKADFTEKLSSGTLTFDEIAEISKKLEDTVNALEEKELRWLELSEWV from the coding sequence ATGAATTATTTATCAGCAGAAAATTTAGGACGAAATCTTGGGGAAAGATGGTTGTTTAAAAATCTAACATTTGGAATCCTTCAAGGCGAAAAAGTGGCATTAATAGGCACAAACGGTTGCGGAAAATCCTCTTTACTCGATGTTATCGCCGGTCTGATTGCCCCTGATGAAGGAGTAATGAGTATCAGAAAAGAACTAAAAGTGGGGTATTTGAACCAAAATCCTCATTTTTTGCCAACAAGTACTGTTCTCGAAACATTGTTTTCATCAAAAAACGAAACCACCGAAGCAATAAAAAACTATGAAAATGCTATAGTTCACAACGACATTGAGGGTATTTCTCTATATACAGAGCGTATCACTGAGCTCGACGGCTGGGATTATGAATCAAAAGTGAAGCAGATTCTGGGCAAACTGGGAGTTCATGATTTTGATAAACTCATGGGCGAGCTTTCAGGCGGACAACAAAAGCGTGTTTCACTTGCAAAAGTCCTGATTGAAGAGCCTGATTTCCTGATCATGGATGAGCCAACCAACCACCTTGATCTCGACACTATCGAATGGCTAGAAAATCACTTGTCCTCGAGTAACACTACATTATTTTTGGTTACCCACGACAGGTATTTTCTTGATAAAGTCTGTAACCGCATCATGGAGCTGGTCGATTCGAAAATGTACCGATATGTGGGTAATTATGCTTATTTTCTGGAGAAAAAAGCCGAAAGAGCTGAAATAGAAGCTGCCACGCTCGACAAAGACAAAAGCCTGCTGAAAAAAGAACTGGAATGGATGAGACGCCAACCCAAAGCCAGAACCCATAAAGCAACCTACAGAGAAAACGCTTTTTATGACTTGAAAGAAAAAACTTCAGGAAAACGCAACGACGACAAACTGGAGCTAAGTGTAAAATCGGAAAGAATTGGCAATAAAATTATTGAAATTCAACATGTTAGTAAATCGTATAACGACAAAGTCATTGTTAAGGAATTTAATTATACTTTCAAAAAAGGCGATAGAATAGGTATTGTTGGTAAAAACGGAATGGGTAAATCCACACTTTTGGGCATGATTAACTCCGAAATAAAACCCGACATGGGTAAAGTGGTAAAGGGCGAAACCATAAAAATCGGGTACTATAAACAAGATGGTCTTGAATTTGAACCAGAGCAAAAAGTAATAGAAAGTGTACGTGAAATAGCAGAATTTATCAAAATGGGTGATGGCCGTGAAATAAGTGCCTCCGCATTTCTGACTCTCTTTTTGTTCCCTCCTGCTGTGCAATATGCCAGTATCGCCAAGCTTTCGGGCGGTGAAAAAAGAAGGTTGCAGTTATTGAAAGTGCTGATCGAAAATCCCAATTTCCTGATTCTTGATGAACCTACCAATGATCTTGATATCGCGACGCTCAATGTTCTGGAGGAGTTTTTGATGGGTTACGGAGGGTGTTTGTTGGTGGTGAGTCACGACCGGTATTTTCTGGATAGAATAGTGGACCATACTTTTGCTTTTGAGGGAGATGGCGTCATCAAAGATTTTCCGGGTAATTACACCGATTACCGTATTTGGCTCGAAGAAACTGCTAAGCAAGCCAAAAAAGATAAAAATCAGGCACAAATTGCCCCCTCCCCAACTGTCGAAGCCGATATTACTCCCAAAAGAAAACTTTCTTTTAAGGAAAAAACAGAATTTGATACACTAGAAAAAGAGATACCAAAACTTGAATCGATTAAAGCCGATTTTACCGAAAAACTTTCATCGGGTACTTTGACATTTGACGAAATAGCAGAAATATCAAAAAAACTGGAAGATACTGTCAATGCCCTGGAAGAAAAAGAATTGCGTTGGCTGGAGTTGAGTGAATGGGTGTAA
- the aroC gene encoding chorismate synthase: protein MSSTYGKIFKISTFGESHGKAIGVVVDGCPAGVEFDAGFIQSELDRRKPGQSRITTQRQEADGFEVLSGVFEGKTTGTPIALVIFNEDQRSKDYGHIADKFRPSHADFTYSTKYGVRDYRGGGRSSARETAARVAAGALAKLVLIHFGIEIYSYVSQVGALKLEKGYQELDMSLIESNPVRCPDAEMAQTMFDYIDQIRKNGDSIGGVITGVIKNVPAGWGEPVFDKLHAELGKAMLSINAVKGFEYGSGFEGVNLLGSQHNDEFFTDENGIVRTKTNHSGGIQGGISNGEDIYFKVAFKPVATIMVDQNSVNEAGETVTVSGKGRHDPCVLPRAVPIVDAMSALVLVDFMLRAKGSRI, encoded by the coding sequence ATGAGCAGTACATACGGAAAGATATTTAAGATTTCGACATTTGGAGAATCACACGGAAAGGCCATTGGTGTAGTTGTAGATGGTTGCCCTGCCGGGGTAGAATTTGACGCCGGATTTATTCAAAGTGAATTGGATAGGAGAAAACCAGGTCAGTCGAGAATCACCACCCAACGCCAGGAAGCAGATGGATTTGAAGTCCTTTCCGGTGTTTTTGAAGGTAAAACTACAGGTACACCTATAGCACTCGTGATTTTTAATGAAGATCAAAGGAGCAAAGATTACGGTCATATTGCCGATAAATTCAGGCCTTCTCATGCCGATTTTACCTATAGTACCAAATACGGAGTAAGAGATTACCGTGGTGGCGGACGAAGCTCAGCACGCGAAACCGCCGCCAGAGTGGCTGCTGGTGCTTTGGCAAAGTTGGTGCTTATTCATTTTGGTATTGAGATTTATTCTTATGTGTCGCAAGTTGGAGCATTGAAGCTTGAAAAAGGCTATCAGGAGCTCGATATGAGCCTCATTGAATCAAACCCAGTAAGATGTCCTGATGCTGAAATGGCACAAACGATGTTTGACTATATCGACCAGATAAGAAAAAATGGAGACTCTATTGGAGGAGTGATTACGGGAGTCATTAAAAACGTTCCCGCAGGCTGGGGTGAGCCGGTATTTGATAAACTCCACGCCGAGTTGGGTAAAGCCATGCTGAGTATCAATGCCGTGAAAGGTTTTGAATATGGGAGTGGTTTTGAAGGGGTAAACCTTTTGGGATCTCAGCACAACGATGAGTTTTTTACTGATGAGAATGGAATAGTAAGAACCAAAACCAATCACTCAGGAGGAATTCAGGGCGGAATCTCAAATGGGGAGGATATTTATTTCAAAGTGGCTTTTAAGCCTGTAGCGACCATCATGGTGGACCAAAACAGCGTAAACGAAGCAGGCGAAACAGTCACCGTATCTGGCAAAGGCCGTCATGATCCATGTGTTTTACCTAGAGCAGTACCTATTGTTGATGCTATGTCGGCATTGGTTTTGGTTGATTTTATGTTGAGAGCCAAGGGGAGTAGGATTTGA
- a CDS encoding BatD family protein, producing MKRRFLQILFLLIWNCLPGFSQNNSEVKIEFKNKNLELPAEFELVVEISNDKQYDVGDFPDLKGLKKGNRSIKHSQVRKNNKNVSLHQVSQIYIAESPGKIIVPAFNIEINGKSQKFEGTVLEAISIKDQATEKDIEIEEVDFVLECSESDVYVGQGFKVSLGLYLSDNTTTEWQFPPDIGSQVEALYKRIKPEGCLESRVVISNIIGKKVQVREKMYTYYGLMDVVFYPLNPKDIRIGGQVLNMQKKTAGKWSNMVLKSNEKKISVKTLPEHPLKEKVPVGILRLSEQVKGGKDQNTGKSFEYQLRIDGEANFKTVSPGDISNDQNFDFYLNQSKINQSAGSLTGNRIFSYKILPKTSGDYDLGNVFRLIYFDVFKEKYDTLVSNKSISVSGSTISTSSEIKNDIYWGIEKLSTDSQSFNLKKIAKYLANFLVAAMVLVFLYILKKKN from the coding sequence ATGAAACGCCGTTTTCTCCAAATATTATTTTTATTGATATGGAATTGCCTTCCCGGATTTTCACAAAATAATAGTGAGGTCAAAATTGAATTTAAAAATAAAAACCTCGAATTACCGGCTGAGTTTGAGCTCGTAGTCGAAATTTCAAACGATAAACAGTATGATGTGGGTGATTTTCCCGACCTAAAAGGACTGAAAAAAGGTAATCGCTCCATTAAACATTCCCAGGTTAGAAAGAATAATAAAAATGTTAGCTTACATCAAGTGAGCCAGATTTATATCGCTGAAAGCCCCGGGAAAATAATAGTGCCGGCTTTTAATATTGAAATAAATGGTAAATCTCAAAAATTTGAGGGGACAGTCCTGGAGGCAATTTCAATCAAAGACCAGGCAACCGAGAAAGACATTGAGATAGAAGAAGTGGACTTTGTTCTTGAGTGTTCTGAAAGTGATGTATATGTTGGGCAGGGGTTTAAGGTAAGTCTGGGTTTATATTTATCTGATAATACAACTACAGAATGGCAATTTCCGCCAGACATTGGAAGTCAGGTTGAAGCCTTGTACAAAAGAATTAAGCCTGAGGGTTGTCTGGAAAGTAGGGTAGTGATTTCAAATATCATAGGTAAGAAAGTGCAGGTTCGGGAAAAAATGTACACTTATTATGGATTGATGGATGTGGTTTTTTATCCTTTAAATCCTAAGGACATTAGAATAGGCGGGCAAGTTCTGAATATGCAAAAAAAGACGGCTGGAAAATGGTCAAATATGGTTTTGAAGTCGAATGAAAAGAAGATTTCGGTTAAAACATTACCAGAGCATCCATTAAAAGAAAAAGTACCTGTGGGAATTTTGAGGCTTTCAGAACAAGTAAAAGGAGGAAAAGATCAAAATACAGGTAAAAGCTTTGAATATCAGCTTAGAATTGACGGAGAGGCAAATTTTAAAACAGTAAGCCCGGGTGACATCAGCAATGATCAGAATTTTGACTTTTACCTCAATCAATCAAAAATTAATCAATCTGCCGGAAGCTTAACCGGAAACCGGATATTTTCATATAAAATTTTACCCAAAACATCAGGTGATTATGATTTGGGAAATGTGTTCAGATTGATTTATTTTGACGTTTTTAAAGAAAAGTATGATACTTTGGTTTCAAATAAAAGTATCTCTGTTTCAGGAAGTACAATTTCTACCAGTTCAGAAATAAAAAATGATATTTATTGGGGAATAGAAAAATTAAGTACTGATAGTCAATCGTTTAATTTAAAGAAAATAGCCAAATACCTGGCCAATTTTTTAGTGGCGGCTATGGTATTGGTGTTTTTATATATTTTGAAAAAGAAAAATTAG
- a CDS encoding YcxB family protein → MIVKTKKFALDKKLYIKKAFFLHMKKAWIWLLIPLAVALIGMGVHFTGVYKNWWIMITAIIGGALYVAFWYFQFYAATTLDQNKQMFERFSYEIDSRQILVKMNQKEGGIVKWDTIQSAEKDDSGYYLHIGRGQFLHFGFNVFNADHDQKLFESILKRKNLLPA, encoded by the coding sequence ATGATTGTCAAAACTAAAAAATTCGCTCTAGATAAAAAACTTTATATCAAAAAGGCATTTTTTCTTCATATGAAAAAAGCCTGGATATGGCTTTTGATACCACTGGCTGTTGCTTTGATCGGGATGGGAGTACATTTTACGGGAGTTTATAAAAACTGGTGGATCATGATTACGGCCATTATCGGAGGTGCACTTTATGTAGCATTCTGGTATTTTCAGTTTTATGCAGCAACTACATTAGATCAAAACAAACAGATGTTTGAACGGTTTTCTTACGAAATAGACTCCAGACAGATTTTGGTAAAAATGAATCAAAAAGAAGGAGGGATTGTAAAATGGGATACCATTCAGTCGGCCGAAAAAGATGATTCGGGCTATTATTTACACATTGGCCGTGGACAGTTTTTGCACTTTGGTTTCAATGTTTTCAATGCTGATCACGATCAGAAGCTTTTTGAATCTATACTTAAAAGGAAAAATTTATTGCCGGCTTAA